A genomic stretch from Aminobacter aminovorans includes:
- the ftsW gene encoding putative lipid II flippase FtsW: MASRLDRSPVALWWWTVDRWFLAAFLSLMGLGIVLSFAASPAVAERIGLDGFHFATRQIIFTIPALAVMIAVSFLETRQIRRMALVMLCIMLVMMVAVLFIGVEVKGARRWLSLAGVSIQPSEFLKPAFVVICAWLFAEHDRQPDIPGNLFAMILLGLVVALLVAQPDLGQTMLVLGTWGVMFFMAGMSWFWIIALGVVGATGLFAAYTIFPHVAGRIDRFLTGEGDTFQVDMGRDAIINGGWFGVGPGEGTVKRVIPDSHADFVFSVAGEEFGIILCLIIMAIFAFIVLRGLRTALREHDDFTRYAVAGLVVVFGFQSVINMGVNLQLMPAKGMTLPFISYGGSSLIAIAISMGMVLSLTRKKPEKLRPGGFSAMPRHAVPAE, translated from the coding sequence ATGGCCAGCCGTCTCGACAGAAGTCCCGTCGCCTTGTGGTGGTGGACGGTCGACCGATGGTTCCTCGCGGCATTCCTGTCGCTGATGGGACTGGGCATCGTGCTTTCATTCGCCGCGAGCCCGGCGGTCGCCGAGCGCATCGGCCTCGACGGGTTCCATTTCGCGACCCGCCAGATCATCTTCACCATCCCGGCATTGGCGGTGATGATCGCCGTGTCGTTCCTCGAAACCAGGCAGATCAGGCGCATGGCGCTGGTGATGCTGTGCATCATGCTGGTGATGATGGTCGCCGTGCTGTTTATCGGCGTCGAGGTCAAGGGCGCGCGGCGCTGGCTGTCGCTGGCCGGGGTCTCGATCCAGCCCTCCGAGTTCCTGAAGCCGGCCTTCGTTGTCATCTGCGCCTGGCTGTTTGCCGAGCATGACCGCCAGCCCGACATCCCCGGCAACCTGTTTGCCATGATCCTGCTCGGCCTGGTCGTCGCCTTGCTGGTCGCGCAGCCCGACCTTGGCCAGACCATGCTGGTTCTCGGCACCTGGGGCGTGATGTTCTTCATGGCCGGCATGTCGTGGTTCTGGATCATCGCGCTGGGCGTGGTCGGCGCCACCGGCCTGTTCGCCGCCTACACCATCTTTCCCCACGTCGCCGGTCGTATCGATCGCTTCCTGACCGGCGAAGGCGACACCTTCCAGGTCGATATGGGGCGCGACGCCATCATCAATGGCGGCTGGTTCGGCGTCGGACCGGGCGAGGGCACCGTCAAGCGCGTCATCCCTGACAGCCACGCCGACTTCGTCTTCTCTGTCGCCGGCGAGGAGTTCGGCATTATCCTGTGCTTGATCATCATGGCGATCTTCGCCTTCATCGTGCTGCGCGGCCTGCGCACCGCGCTCAGGGAGCATGACGACTTTACCCGTTATGCGGTGGCTGGCCTCGTCGTCGTCTTCGGCTTCCAGTCGGTCATCAATATGGGTGTGAACCTGCAGCTGATGCCCGCCAAGGGCATGACGCTGCCCTTCATTTCCTATGGCGGCTCGTCGCTCATCGCCATCGCCATTTCGATGGGCATGGTGCTGTCCTTGACCCGCAAGAAGCCCGAGAAGCTCAGGCCGGGCGGGTTCTCCGCCATGCCGCGCCACGCGGTTCCGGCCGAATAA
- the murG gene encoding undecaprenyldiphospho-muramoylpentapeptide beta-N-acetylglucosaminyltransferase codes for MAKGTIMLAAGGTGGHLFPAEALAHELTARGWQVHLATDDRAERFAGKFPAAAIHPISSSTIGSKNPIALLRAFWSIWRGVRQASKVIAAIKPSVVIGFGGYPTLPPLYAATRRSVPSMVHEQNAVMGRANKALASKVDAVAGGFLPENAGANSAKVVVTGNPVRPAVIEAAQTPYAVSTGSDAFNLLVFGGSQGAQFFSDAVPGAIALLSEAQRKRLRVTQQARVEDADKVKAAYAKLGIAADVSPFFGDMAQRMAAAQLVISRSGASTVSEIAVIGRPAFLVPYPYALDHDQAANAARLAAAGGGEVHPQATLSAERIADLIGGAMDDPARMATMAAAAKSVGKADATRLLADLAEAIASKIPVAEFRKGVRP; via the coding sequence ATGGCCAAGGGAACTATCATGCTTGCCGCCGGAGGGACCGGCGGCCATCTCTTTCCGGCCGAGGCGCTGGCGCATGAACTGACCGCGCGCGGCTGGCAGGTGCATCTCGCCACCGACGACCGTGCCGAGCGCTTCGCCGGCAAGTTCCCCGCTGCGGCCATTCATCCGATTTCGTCGTCCACCATCGGCTCTAAGAACCCGATTGCGCTGCTGCGCGCCTTCTGGAGCATCTGGCGCGGCGTACGCCAGGCCTCGAAGGTCATCGCCGCCATCAAGCCTTCGGTCGTCATAGGCTTCGGCGGCTATCCGACGCTGCCGCCGCTCTATGCTGCAACCCGCCGCAGCGTGCCGTCTATGGTCCATGAACAGAACGCCGTGATGGGCCGTGCCAACAAGGCGCTCGCCAGCAAGGTCGATGCGGTTGCCGGCGGGTTTCTGCCTGAGAATGCGGGTGCCAACAGCGCCAAGGTCGTCGTGACAGGCAATCCGGTGCGGCCGGCGGTGATCGAGGCAGCACAGACGCCTTATGCGGTGTCGACGGGCTCGGATGCCTTCAACCTTCTCGTCTTCGGCGGCAGCCAGGGCGCGCAGTTCTTCTCCGATGCGGTTCCCGGTGCCATAGCACTGCTGAGCGAAGCGCAGCGCAAGCGCCTTCGCGTCACTCAGCAGGCACGTGTCGAGGACGCCGACAAGGTCAAGGCGGCTTACGCCAAGCTCGGCATCGCTGCCGACGTGTCGCCGTTCTTCGGCGACATGGCGCAGCGCATGGCGGCGGCACAGCTGGTGATTTCGCGTTCGGGCGCCTCGACGGTCTCCGAGATCGCGGTCATCGGCCGTCCGGCATTTCTGGTGCCCTATCCCTACGCGCTCGACCACGACCAGGCAGCCAATGCAGCGCGGTTGGCCGCGGCCGGCGGCGGCGAGGTGCACCCGCAGGCAACACTTTCGGCGGAGCGTATTGCCGACCTGATCGGCGGCGCGATGGACGATCCGGCGCGCATGGCCACCATGGCGGCTGCCGCTAAGTCAGTCGGCAAAGCGGATGCCACACGGTTGCTCGCCGACCTCGCAGAGGCTATTGCGTCCAAAATACCCGTTGCGGAATTCAGGAAGGGAGTGCGGCCATGA